A window of the Lactuca sativa cultivar Salinas chromosome 5, Lsat_Salinas_v11, whole genome shotgun sequence genome harbors these coding sequences:
- the LOC111910531 gene encoding uncharacterized protein LOC111910531, with protein sequence MASKLLMVVVSILDLIAFGLAVAAEQRRSTAKIQQDSEDEYNYCVYDSDISTGYGLGAFFLLFASQILIMVASRCFCCGKALNPTGSRACAVILFIFCWITFFIAEACLLAGSVRNGYHTKYRTIFNEEPPSCETVRKGVFAAGAAFVFFTGIVSQFYYASYSKARGAFQPYGGEANVGMGAYK encoded by the exons ATGGCTTCCAAGTTGTTAATGGTTGTTGTTTCTATTCTGGATCTCATCGCTTTTGGCTTAGCTGTTGCTGCTGAACAAAGGAGAAGCACT GCTAAAATACAACAAGATTCAGAAGATGAGTACAACTACTGTGTGTATGATTCAGACATTTCAACCGGTTATGGTCTTGGTGCGTTTTTTCTTCTGTTTGCTAGCCAGATTCTTATAATGGTGGCTAGCCGATGCTTCTGCTGCGGGAAAGCCTTGAACCCTACCGGTTCACGGGCTTGTGCTGTTATCCTCTTCATCTTTTGTTG GATAACATTTTTTATTGCCGAGGCGTGTTTGCTTGCGGGTTCAGTGAGGAACGGGTACCACACAAAGTACAGGACCATATTCAATGAAGAACCTCCGTCTTGTGAGACGGTGAGAAAGGGAGTGTTTGCAGCAGGGGCGGCTTTCGTGTTCTTCACGGGGATTGTCTCACAGTTTTACTATGCATCTTACTCCAAGGCCCGGGGTGCGTTTCAACCATATGGTGGTGAAGCTAATGTGGGCATGGGGGCCTATAAATGA